The DNA window TGCGGCGGCGGCCTCGGCGGCGGCCTTGGCGGCGGCGGCGGCGGCCTCGGCGGCGGCTTTTTCGGCGGCGGCCGCTTGCTCGGCGGCGGCCCTTTCGGCCGCCTGACGCGCGGCTTCGGCCGCGATGTGGGTGGCGGTCTTCTCGGCGGCGTCGGCGGTCTTTTGACCGGCGGCGGTTTCGAACTTGGCGGCGGCTTCGGCGGCGGCCTTTTCGGCGGCAATTCTTTCAAGGTCGGTCTTGGGGGCTAGACCATCGCCCTGTTTGGTGTGCCCCTGCAGTCCGAAGTCGTTCTGGCTCGCGCTGGTCATCGGAATCGTCTTCAACGTCGTGGCGAAAGTGTTGACGAGCTGGCTCGTCTCCATCTTGACCACCGGCGCGGCGACCAGGTTGAAACTCGAAACCGTGGTAAAATCGCTGGCGTTGTTCATGACGCGCACGCCGCCGGCGTTGGCGATCACCACTTCGCCGACGAAGCCGTCCTTTTCCTCCATCAGCACCACGCTCATCGGCTTGCCTTCGCCGATCTCGATACCCACCTGGGTGCCGCGAATGCCGATGGTGGCGACCGGGGTCTTCAGGCTCATGGCGTCGGGGTCGGTCTTGGCGACCTGGCCGCTGACGAAGGTGAACACGCCCTGCACCACCGACATGGAGACGGAGCCCTTCTGCGCCGCCGGGTCGTAAATCATTTCATCCAGCACCATCTTGCCGTTCTCGCCCATGGAGAACGTG is part of the Rhodospirillales bacterium genome and encodes:
- a CDS encoding FecR domain-containing protein; the encoded protein is MHPARCSRRHGEIEERVMMDGAGSDSIITLQAGNSGEIVLPEGVSLTNAEFSQDGSDLVLTMPDGSQVKIEGYFDQPNPPQLASADGAQVPGNVVAQLTGGPGEQVADAGGSDALTGGADGVLSLGGSEGQIIVGSDGAPIGQVQNLSGTVFAIRPDGTRVQLEVGSQVFQGDVLESGADGAIGVMLADQTTFSMGENGKMVLDEMIYDPAAQKGSVSMSVVQGVFTFVSGQVAKTDPDAMSLKTPVATIGIRGTQVGIEIGEGKPMSVVLMEEKDGFVGEVVIANAGGVRVMNNASDFTTVSSFNLVAAPVVKMETSQLVNTFATTLKTIPMTSASQNDFGLQGHTKQGDGLAPKTDLERIAAEKAAAEAAAKFETAAGQKTADAAEKTATHIAAEAARQAAERAAAEQAAAAEKAAAEAAAAAAKAAAEAAAA